From Paenibacillus graminis:
GCCAGTTTTGGCCTTGGCCTTTGTCCGGAATCCAGTTGCCGGCGAGTCCGCCGCGGTCACCGTATCCGTATTCCGCCATATCCACAAGTGTCGGATAAGCGACATGGTTCATAACTACGTCCAGGACCACACGGATTCCTTGGGCGTGAGCGAGGTCAACGAACTCGCGCATTTCATCAATGGTACCTATGCTCTTGTCCATTTCAGTAAAGTCAAGTCCATAGTAGCCATGGTAGCCATAGTGGGCAAAGTCACCGTCCTTACCGCCTACCCAGCCGTGCATTTGTTCCCAAGGAGCTGTAATCCAAATTGCATTCGTACCCAGATCCGTGAAGTAGCCTTCTTCCAGCTTCTTGGTCAGACCTTTAATATCTCCGCCGTGGAATGTACCCACATCCGAGCCCCAGGCATCTGTCTTAGGTCTGCCATAAGCGCCGTCATTGCTGGTATTACCGTTATTGAAACGGTCTGTCATCACGAAGTAAACGTTTGCATTATCCCAGCTGAATGGGCTTGCTTCCTGCTGCTGGCCGTCATTAACCGGCGCGCTGCTGCTTGCTGCAGGCGCTGCGGCCGGGGTCACTGTGGCCGCTGTTGCTTGGCCCGCTGGCAATACCACAACACTCCATAGCATTGAGCAGAGCAGCATCATGCTTAGTAAAACTTTGCAACCCTTTTCTACCATTAGCTTATTCTCCTCCTGTACCTTTTGGTATGAAACGAGTGACGGGATCCGTAAACCAGCAAGCGATATACGACTAAAAAAGCTGGTCTTTGCGGATTGCAATCGTTTGCATTTAAATCCATCTTACCAACTTGTGTTAAAATCTAGTTAAAGTAATGAAATAAGATTTTATGAAAAGTCATATTATTCGATCAGCGATGTTTAATATTACGCATCCATGGATTCCATCATTAGTGAAACCGATCCGTTAAATTTATAACCAGCACCTCTGACAGTATGGATAAATAGCGGTTCACTCGGGTTTTTCTCGATTTTTTGCCGCAAGTTATAAATATGAACCATGACGGTTCGTATGTCCCCTTGCTTCATGTCTTTCCAAATAAGATCATATAAGGTTTCGGTGTGGAATACGCGGTTCGGGTTCTTTGCCAGAACAACAAGGAGTCGGAATTCTTTAGAAGATAAAGAGACTTCCTTGCCATAGGCCATTACTGAGTGGGTAGTTGGATCAATCTGCAGATTTGGATAAAGTATCAAATGACGTTGATTAACTGGAAAAGCCTGTTTATACCTACGGAGGTGTGCTCTGATTCGGGCGAGTAATCCTTCAAAGCTGGAGGGTTTGGCAATAAACTCATCTGCCCCCCGGTTCAAGGCTTCAATCCTGAGATAATCTTCGGAATGGTGACTTGTAAAAAGCACTGGTTTATCGCTGAATTTGCGTAATTCCGTGCATATGTTCAAGCCGCCCGCCCCGTCAAGAATTATTAAATCAGGATCGTGAGAATGAATGTAGCTGACCGCTGCTTGTCCGCTGTGAGTATATCCAACAGCTTCATATCCATGCTCTATTAAGGATTGAACCAAGAACCTGCGAGTTTCAGTATCATCATCAATGATTATGATTTTTTCCCGCATTCATTTTTCTCCTTTCATAGTATTTGTAAGCGCTTTCTGAATTTAAAGAGATTGCAGACGAACTTTAACATAGTATGTTATTTTTACACAAAATATCATATGTTGTAGAATAATGCAACTAGTAAACCAATTAAGATAATAACCTGACAAGCAGGCGATCAAACGCTAAAGGAGAGATTACTAATAAAGATACCGCAATGCGTCACTGTAAAATTTATGAAAAAATAATCGAGACCTCACTAGATGAGAATTTGGATCTATATCGGCAAGAAACATACAGCAAAGAGAATAAAGAAATATATGAGGTAGATTAGAAAATCTGCATTCAGATTTAAGACCTTCACCCCCAGATCATTGAAGAACCCTCCTGTCCCTCCCCCATATGGACCCGAAGCCAGTAACAGAAGATTATTAAATATAAGAATCAAATTCAATACTGCGTATTTTATGGCACTGATTCCAATGCCCTCATATTTATTCATACACGTGTCCTTTTGTCTACCAGATTATTAAATATCAAGAATCAGCTTTTTTAATAGCCAGGCCCTCTTCCGCCAATGCTTGTCTGAGCTTCGGCATGGATGATGGGCCAATTCCGTGCAGCTTCAAAATAGCCTTCTCAGTGTACACCGAAAGCTGCTCCAGCCATATAAACAAAAAACTCCCGCCAAAAATCAGCAGAAGCTTCTTGGAATAATTATTCACACTGGCGGGGTTTAGTTAAAATCCTAATTAACACTATTACTTCAATGTAATCAAAAATACGTCAGATGCCTTGCCAAAAAATCCTATATATCCGTTCACCGGAAGTTTAGAGGTGTTCTGCCCGTTAACGGTTGAAAAACTTACACATGTATTGTTTTCGTCATAAACTGCAAAGCTGGCGTTTGGAGGCAATTTAACGGTTATGGTTTTGTTGGCCGCTTCCCCGCTAATTTGATACCAACGGGCAAAACCATTGGCCTGTATGACCGTCGAGGATGCCTCCCCGCTGTAGATTGACGGGGTATCGGCTTTTTTAATAAAACTCATATTATACATTTGGAGGTATTCCGCATTGTTTTCCTTATAAAACTTCAAATTCGTCGTATCTCTGCCCGAGGATACCGGAATTTGTACAGCGTTTATAGCATGGTTTTGATCGATTATTTTACTTCCGGCAACGTACCCGTTGTTCACATCAATCCATAATTTGCTGGGTATCAAAGGAACAAACAGGACTTCTGAGCTTGGTCTCTCCGTAAGGGGCAAATAGTCTTGGCCCACTCTCTCTGACCATGCATCTGACACCGCTTTGTCCAGGTGGACCGGTTCTACCTTTTGCGAATCATAGAATGTAAAGAGGCTTTGACCCAGTCCTGGAAAGTTCAGATAAGCGCTGGCCTTGATATAAGTGATGCCGTTGATCTGCTTGTCAAAACTTAAGGTAACGGTTCCGTCTGCACTTTTAAAATAGCCGTCCCCCACATACACATATTTCTGTGCCGGAATGAACCCGCCAAAGATCAAAGGCATATCGATTTCTCCATCTTTGATCTCAATTTCCTTAGGGCTATCCGATGCAGCCGCATAGACACCGTTGTATTGGTTCATGCTGTCCGGCATTTGCACTTTTACAGGAGGAGTGAAGATCTTATCCGGTTTAATTTCTTTGATTATGCCTTTTTCTTTGAGGTATTCCTGCAAAATCCCGGTTCCCAGCATACTGTTAACAATAGACGAGCCGCCAGAAGAGGCCACTGCTACAGAAATATTATACTGTGGAAGTACGATCATAGCAGCTTTAAATAAAACTGAGTCGCCGCCTTTAAATGCTGCCTGGATATTGTATTCTCCAAACGGGGACAATTTCACGCTATCCCAGCCAAGTCCATAGGCAAAAAAGTTCTCCTCGCCGTCTGACGGCCAAATTCCATTTTTATATTCTGGATTTAACATGGCCTTGGCCGATTTCTCAGACAGCAAATCTGTTGTACCCATTAATACTTCTTCTACTTTGAGCATATCTTCGGCGGTTGAATAAATGCCGCCCGTTCCAACTGCACTTATAGTGTCCGTGGGCAACGCCCCCTCATAGTTCGGCAGGTAGGCTCTGGCAAGGTCTGTCCGGTCGAACTCATCCATAGGCGTCTTCGTATGTTGAAGACCTAAAGGTTCACTAAGGTTTTTTGCGATAAATTCGGAATAACTCATGCCGCTTAATCGCGCCACCAGAATTTCCAGCAGCGTGAAGCCATCGTTGGTGTATACCGAAAATTCACCGGGATTGGCTTTCAGGGTCTGGGTTCGCAGACTGGCAAGTACATCTTCCTGTAAGTCCGGGTTGATATCATCAAATAAAAAGGTGTTCCCGTAGCTTGTGCCATTGATCCCTGATGAATGGTTTAACAACATCCGGGGCGTGATCTGCTTGTACCGCTCATCTGCCATTTTAAAATCCGCCACATACTTTACATAAGGCTCATCTAAATTCAGTTTGCCACGGTCAACCAGCATCATCACGGCTGCGGCGGCATACATTTTGCTAACTGAACCGACCCCGTACATGGTATCTTTGGTGACCGGCCGGCTGCTATCTTTAGCGTAGACGCCCTTATTTCCTGATAAAATGATTTTTCCATTATCCATAAGTGCATATTGTACGCTCGTCTCACCATATTGAGTGACCAAAGTATTGGCAATTTCATCTGCCTTCTTGTGCAACGGGCTGTTCAGCTCCTGCGCAAAGGCGGTTGAAGAGGTTAGCATTATGCTGCTGGCCAATAAGACCGAAAATATTATCTTCATGAAATTCCCTCCTCTTGACTATTCAGAATAATCCGATTCATGTTGCTTAACAAAAACCAGCTCCCACGCCCCCTTCCTTGGGTGAAATCCCCCGTTGTACAAACAGGACGGCAGTTGAACCATATCGGTATGTTAGTCTTGTAGCATACTATAATACCACGCCAAAAAAATGTCAACACACATCCAACCACCCCATATTGTGAAACCAAATAAAAAATGTCCTGAGCGTAAATTCGCCCAAGACATGAAAAAGCTGGCAAGGCCTCTTAAAATATCGGCCGTTTTGCCGTAAACCACCATCCGCCAGCCAGAAGTACACACGCTATCAGGAAGGTCAGCCCAAAACCAGCCAGCAGCGAATCATTGGAGAGCAGCACCATTAATCCGTTGGCTAATTTATGCCGGAGTGGCGCAATCGATGTAAAGACCGGAATGGCAGCTAGGATAACCACCCAGATCACCCACCCCAACACATGGCGTATACCCGAGAATAAAAGGCTTAACAGTGACAAGAGCAGCATGTATGCTCCGAATTGGTAAATCAGCATGCCGGTTATACCGAATTGACTCCAGCCAAAAATCTCAAGAATATTATATGTAGTCTCGTAGCTGCGGATAAAGGAATTTTCCATCTGAAACCATACCGTATTAAGCACCGCAAAAAAAGCGGCAGACAAAACATACACCACCAATATTCCATAGTAATAATCCTTGCGGGTTGCTCCTAAATTAACCATCCTTTTGAAAAGCTGTAGCGGCAAAATACTGCCGACGAAAATCAGAAACACAGTAAGAACATTGGCGGCGGAGACTTGCCGGTTCTCACCGGGACCTATTGACAGGCTTACGATTATGTTTGACAGAACACTTACAGCAACAACACCCAGAATGACATAGAGATACAGCTTAAGCTGCAGAAAGGATGCTTTCAGCATGACTATTAACTTATTCAATGCGGCGACCTCCTTCGACCAGATACGAAAAAAACTTCTGAAGTGTAAGCCCTTCGATCGTGAGGCCCAGCTTATTCGCCTGAGTTCTGTCTTTATCCCCGAGTGCGCCATAAATGGCGGAAAGAGTACCTTTCCCGTAGGTTTCGTTATAAATTACTTGTTTGTCGCTAGTGAATTGTTGTACGGCTTCAGAACTGCCCGTTAGAACATGGGAATAGCTGCGGATATGGTCCACATCGTCATGCAGCAAGATTGTTCCGGCGTCCATAATGTAGACACGTTCAACAACCTTCGCGATCTCGTCAATTAAATGGGTCGACAGCACAATCGTTCTTGGATAATTTGCATAATCCTCCACCAGAATTCTATAAAACTTCTCCCGGATCAGCACGTCAAGTCCAAGCATGGGCTCATCATAAATAGTTAACCGGGCCCGGCTTGCGAGGCCAATAATATTACCGACAAGGGACTCCATCCCTCTGGAGAGCTGTCGGATTTTTGTGCTGGGATCAAGCTTGAAGGTGTTGAGCAGCTCTTCCGTAAACGACCAATCCCAATGGGGATGAAATGCGGAAGCAAACTGCAGAATCTCTTTAACTCTGGCCCCTCTCCAGTACAGATTTTTCTCCCTGATATAACAAGTCTCCGGCGGCATTCCGCCCTGATCCAATCGTGAACCCGAAGCTTCAATCCGGCCGGAGTCAGGAAAAATGCCTCCAGTTAACATGTTAAGCAGCGTTGTTTTTCCGGCTCCATTAGGGCCGAGCAGGCCGTAAATCGTATTCTCTTCCAGCGTCATATTCAAATGGCGGACAGCCTCTTTTTTACCATAGCTTTTGTTCAGGCCCGAGCATTCAAGAATCACACTCACTTTCGATCAGCCCCTGTCCGTTCTTTAATCATTTCAATAACATCCTCATTGGTCATTCCCAGCTTCTCCGCCTCTTCGAGCAATTTCAGGACCATTTCATCATAAAACCGGCTTCGCCGTTTGCCCATTATCGTTTGCTTTGCCCCTTTGGCAACATACATACCCAGCCCTCTTTTCTTGTATAGAATTCCCTCGTTCACGAGTAACCCGATGCCTTTCACAGCCGTAGCCGGATTAATTTGAAAGGTGCTTGCGAATTGCGCCATTGAGATAATCTGATCATCTTCCTGGTAGGTTCCGTTCAGAATGTCATCCTCAATCATTTCGGCGATTTGTTGAAATATGGGCTGACTTGAGTCGAAATTTGTTTTCATTCACTCACCCTATCGGTATGTTGGTATTGCAACACACTATAATGCTGCTCTGCGGAAGTGTCAAGCCTTGATGGACAACAAAAAAGACACTCCTGGTAAAGGATGTGCCTTGTTGTTAAGGTAAAGGGAGCGGGCGCTTTCGGCTGGTTGTAGGTCTGGCTATAGGCCAGCAAGAAAAACATATTATGCAGCGAAGGAAGCTTCGGCGCATTGCCAAACCGGCTTCGCGCAGCAGTTCTGCACTCTTTTTACCAATCCATACATCACTACCCTGCTCATATGTAATTCATTTACTTTTATTAAAGTATTAATAATTTGTATAAAACTTCCGTTATTTTATACTAGAGCAGGCGCTCACGATCATACATGCTCGGATCAAATATGAAAAGAAGGTGTACTGCTATGAAGCATCCCGTAAAAACAATATTTGCTCTATTACTAATGTATGTTTATCTTCCAATAGCATTTTTACTGTATATGTGTAGTTTTCAAGTGATAAGTTGGCTGGAGCCAAATGCATATTATAGATATGCCACCGATGGTAAATACACAGAGGATATCTTTTTCAAGGGAGCTATGGGTCAAGAAATCGAAGTAAGCTCTATGTTAGAAAGTATTGTAGGGAGTCAAGTCTTCAAAAGACCGCAGGATCTTTTCTCTGCTGTACTAAAAAAGGAGGATTCCTTAAGACATACATTAGAGTCAAATAATGAATATATGCTTTATTTAAAAAAAAATAATCTCACCGTAGACCATGTTATAGCTTATATGAAAAAGATAAGCGATTTGGACGACAATTTGATGAATGCCAATCTGTACCTTACAGCCTTGGGAATCATTATGGTTTACTATCTATTGTTTAAATACAGAAATAGGATTTATTTAGGAGCTGGATTACTGTATATCTTTCTGGTTATAGATGCATTTACATATAATCTTGTTTCAGATGCCTTTTATCCTCAAATGAAAAGACTGGTGTCCGATTTATCATATGAAGATTATTTGGTGACAGTGAAGGGATTACTCCCTGCACTTAGAGAGGCAACTTTGACCTTTATCATTTTTGATACAGTCATCCAAAGCTATAAAGATCGTAAAAACAAAAGATTAGAGACTGACCTCAAAATCTCCTATTATTCTCTTGAAAAAGTCCTTAATATTCTAAAAAATATCATAAACGAAAACCCGAAAATTAAACTGGTCGAAGTAAAAATCAACAAAAATGTTATTCTGGAATTCTGTAAAAAAAATAAACAGGATCAATATCTACAGGATATTAAAAAAATTATTGAACATAATCTGCAGCAAGAAATTAGGAACATCAGTAATTTGGAACTGTATGAGATCTACTCAACCATCTATAAAAATTTAAATAAATCAACTACTTTTAAAGCGAAAGTATTCTAGCGAACACAACTTTTCTTACCAGGGTAGCTGCGACTAATAAAACATGATTATTATCCCTAAAATTTTGTCGGCTTCTGCTAATTGTTAAATCTACTGTGCCCCTAACATCACGTTTATACTATGCCATTCAATCCTGTCTTTCTCAGCCCGGTTATCCGTATATTCATGTTCGTCATCTATAAGGATCTCTTTACTTCTCAAGAACCCGAGCAATCTGGCTGCCTCTTTCCTTATGCTGTCCATGTAACTTTGAAATTTCGAATGGTCTTTTTTGAGAATCTCCTTGTATTCGTCAGAAGTTGTAATATAGGTTAAAGCAATATACCTCAGAAAGTTGTAGCCGTCGCAATATTCATCGTACAATGTTTCCAACGTTTCCAATTGCTCTATTGCATCTTCATTCGTTAAGAGATCATCTAAAATTAAGATGATTCGTTCATGCTCAAACAGACCGAAATGGATCAATCTTCTGATTTGCTTGTCTATTTCGTGAAATGCCAATTTATCCTTATAGTCTCTTGAGATGAGTTCGAAGTATTCCTTCTCACCAAAAATCACTTCCATTTCATCATGATCGTACACCCATTGCTCAAATGCTAGGATAGAGTGCTCGTCCTTCTTATTCTTAATAAAATAATACAAGTAACGTTGTGCCGTGATTTGATCCATTAAAACACACCTCCGCTAAATCCAGACTTATCTAACATGAGGAAATTATATTTGTTTTATCCTTCAAATATCTACTACAATCTTTTCTATGATGATATCATATTTCCTTCAAGATCTAGTCACAGCATGAGCTTTCAAGTCCCTTCCCCCTAAACTCCAACATCCCCGTCCTTCCACCCTCATCACCTCAATCATCATCAGCGCCACCAGCCGGAACCCTTCCGTATATACGGCAGCAGAATACATGTACTTTGCCCCAACAGATCAATTAACTCTTCCAACTCATCGTACTTTTCCGGTGAATAGCTTCTTGTGATAAGCTTCAATTAATGAAGAAATCCTTTGGTAAGGTCGTAGTATTCGGAATGTTTAGGGTGTAGACCTTCGTCTGGTTTGATGTTTCCACAGAACAAGCTTTCCAATATACTTGCCATGCTTCTCCTCCTTTGTATAGCTAATGAAAGCTCTCGGACGCAGTGTACGTCTGCTGTAGCATTCTTGATCAAAATGCAGTGCTATTGCATTTTAGCGATATAATCACTAACATTTTTTATTATCACATAGAAAAAGCAGCCTATCAGGCTGCTCATCTGAAATCTTATTTCGGAACTCTCTTCCTCACTTCACAACCTCAGCACCCACCACCGGATGAGGGACATACGGCTCTTCCAGTGAAGCAATTTCTTCAGGTGTTAGTGTAATGGACAGGGCGGCGGCTGCATCTTCGAGATGGGAGCTTTTGGTCGCACCGATGATGGGAGCGGTCACGGGTTCTTTTTGCAATAACCAGGCTAGGGCAATTTGAGCGCGGGGAACGCCGCGTTGTTCGGCGATTGCTGCAACCTGTTCTGCGATCAGGCGGTCAGTATGGGCCGTTGCATC
This genomic window contains:
- a CDS encoding response regulator transcription factor, whose amino-acid sequence is MREKIIIIDDDTETRRFLVQSLIEHGYEAVGYTHSGQAAVSYIHSHDPDLIILDGAGGLNICTELRKFSDKPVLFTSHHSEDYLRIEALNRGADEFIAKPSSFEGLLARIRAHLRRYKQAFPVNQRHLILYPNLQIDPTTHSVMAYGKEVSLSSKEFRLLVVLAKNPNRVFHTETLYDLIWKDMKQGDIRTVMVHIYNLRQKIEKNPSEPLFIHTVRGAGYKFNGSVSLMMESMDA
- a CDS encoding serine hydrolase domain-containing protein: MKIIFSVLLASSIMLTSSTAFAQELNSPLHKKADEIANTLVTQYGETSVQYALMDNGKIILSGNKGVYAKDSSRPVTKDTMYGVGSVSKMYAAAAVMMLVDRGKLNLDEPYVKYVADFKMADERYKQITPRMLLNHSSGINGTSYGNTFLFDDINPDLQEDVLASLRTQTLKANPGEFSVYTNDGFTLLEILVARLSGMSYSEFIAKNLSEPLGLQHTKTPMDEFDRTDLARAYLPNYEGALPTDTISAVGTGGIYSTAEDMLKVEEVLMGTTDLLSEKSAKAMLNPEYKNGIWPSDGEENFFAYGLGWDSVKLSPFGEYNIQAAFKGGDSVLFKAAMIVLPQYNISVAVASSGGSSIVNSMLGTGILQEYLKEKGIIKEIKPDKIFTPPVKVQMPDSMNQYNGVYAAASDSPKEIEIKDGEIDMPLIFGGFIPAQKYVYVGDGYFKSADGTVTLSFDKQINGITYIKASAYLNFPGLGQSLFTFYDSQKVEPVHLDKAVSDAWSERVGQDYLPLTERPSSEVLFVPLIPSKLWIDVNNGYVAGSKIIDQNHAINAVQIPVSSGRDTTNLKFYKENNAEYLQMYNMSFIKKADTPSIYSGEASSTVIQANGFARWYQISGEAANKTITVKLPPNASFAVYDENNTCVSFSTVNGQNTSKLPVNGYIGFFGKASDVFLITLK
- a CDS encoding ABC transporter ATP-binding protein; translated protein: MSVILECSGLNKSYGKKEAVRHLNMTLEENTIYGLLGPNGAGKTTLLNMLTGGIFPDSGRIEASGSRLDQGGMPPETCYIREKNLYWRGARVKEILQFASAFHPHWDWSFTEELLNTFKLDPSTKIRQLSRGMESLVGNIIGLASRARLTIYDEPMLGLDVLIREKFYRILVEDYANYPRTIVLSTHLIDEIAKVVERVYIMDAGTILLHDDVDHIRSYSHVLTGSSEAVQQFTSDKQVIYNETYGKGTLSAIYGALGDKDRTQANKLGLTIEGLTLQKFFSYLVEGGRRIE
- a CDS encoding GntR family transcriptional regulator, with the protein product MKTNFDSSQPIFQQIAEMIEDDILNGTYQEDDQIISMAQFASTFQINPATAVKGIGLLVNEGILYKKRGLGMYVAKGAKQTIMGKRRSRFYDEMVLKLLEEAEKLGMTNEDVIEMIKERTGADRK